One stretch of Pseudomonas azotoformans DNA includes these proteins:
- the rpoZ gene encoding DNA-directed RNA polymerase subunit omega, which yields MARVTVEDCLEHVDNRFELVMLSTKRARQLATGGKEPLVQWENDKPTVVALREIAEGLMSYEFIANAEIVEDEPLFAAFEDESNEAV from the coding sequence ATGGCCCGCGTAACCGTTGAAGACTGCCTAGAACACGTGGATAACCGCTTTGAGCTGGTCATGCTCTCTACCAAGCGTGCCCGTCAACTGGCCACTGGCGGCAAAGAGCCCCTGGTCCAGTGGGAAAACGACAAGCCTACCGTTGTCGCCCTGCGTGAAATCGCTGAAGGCCTGATGAGCTACGAGTTCATCGCCAACGCCGAAATCGTTGAAGACGAACCGCTGTTTGCAGCGTTCGAGGACGAGTCCAACGAGGCCGTC